The following are encoded in a window of Castanea sativa cultivar Marrone di Chiusa Pesio chromosome 5, ASM4071231v1 genomic DNA:
- the LOC142635991 gene encoding G-type lectin S-receptor-like serine/threonine-protein kinase RKS1 isoform X2 has translation MIESLILIILFFKFCTSLDTLATNQSIKDGQSLISKHKKFAFGFFSPGKSSYRYLGIWYVKVTPQTVVWVANRNHPIIDSSGVLSINQRGDLVLHDSNNPLLWSTNISVQDQVTTSSVAQLHDSGNLVLVQDNNKKELWQSFDHPTDTQLPNMKFGLNLMTGINMFLTSWKSKDDPGTGNYSLKINPNGSPQSFLYNGSTPYWRDSPENNVFTETSSSGFKFFFVNNQDEMSAYYSNDDPSIMTSVVLDNTGLVRYLMWDDGVHQWKELWSVPKYRCDKYGQCGPYSKCNPDNINKFECMCLPGYEPKSPRDWIFRDGSEGCVRKNSGLSMCKNGEGFVKLEHFKLPDSSIDGALIGTSMSSSECEQACLTNCSCTAFSSTNIDGKGTRCFAWYGELIDTLQFTDEGSELNVRVDATELAKYIRKSKGSLSKKRKLALALVSIAVSMFPVSFLAYIWLMKKKKKKKKVKRKVHNQSLHITSTSGSFEGNELKESGTHPDLLIFDLSCIVAATENFSPANKLGQGGFGSVYKGLLSNGQQIAVKRLSKSSRQGIEEFKTEVMLIAKLQHRNLVKLLGCCIQEEEKMLIYEYMPNKSLDSFIFDHTRSSFLNWSKRFEIIIGITRGILYLHQDSRLKIIHRDLKTSNVLLDAEMNPKISDFGMARIFKEGQTQDKTTRIVGTYGYMSPEYAVFGKFSTKSDVFSLGVILLEIVSGKRNSDSYQEHPSVTLIGHVWELWREDRALDIVDSSIKESCVFDEVLRCIQVGLLCVQEEVVDRPTMLAVHLMLSSERTLPSPKQPAFIFKGPSKKLDSVTGVSCSINEVTITESEAR, from the exons atgatcgAGTCTTTGATTCTAATCATtctcttcttcaaattttgcaCTTCCCTTGACACCTTAGCAACAAACCAATCCATCAAGGATGGCCAATCTTTGATTTCTAAACACAAGAAGTTTGCCTTCGGCTTCTTCAGCCCTGGCAAGTCTAGCTACAGGTATCTTGGCATTTGGTATGTCAAAGTGACACCACAAACTGTTGTGTGGGTTGCAAATAGGAACCATCCTATTATTGATTCTTCTGGAGTTCTCTCAATCAACCAACGTGGAGATCTTGTCCTCCATGACAGTAATAACCCTCTACTTTGGTCTACAAATATTTCTGTCCAAGACCAAGTGACAACCTCCTCAGTAGCTCAGCTTCATGATTCAGGAAACTTGGTATTAGTCCAGGACAATAACAAAAAGGAGTTGTGGCAAAGCTTTGACCATCCTACAGATACTCAGCTTCCAAACATGAAGTTTGGCTTGAATCTTATGACTGGGATAAACATGTTCCTAACATCTTGGAAGTCAAAAGATGACCCTGGAACTGGAAACTATAGCCTTAAGATAAATCCTAATGGCTCTCCACAATCGTTTTTGTACAACGGTTCAACCCCATATTGGAGAGATTCGCCAGAGAATAATGTATTCACTGAAACAAGCTCATCaggtttcaagtttttttttgttaacaacCAAGATGAAATGTCTGCCTACTACTCTAATGATGACCCTTCCATCATGACAAGTGTAGTGTTGGACAACACTGGATTGGTTCGATATCTTATGTGGGATGATGGTGTTCATCAGTGGAAGGAACTATGGTCAGTACCTAAATACCGGTGTGACAAGTATGGGCAATGTGGTCCGTATAGTAAATGCAATCctgataatattaataagtttgAGTGCATGTGTCTGCCAGGGTATGAGCCTAAGTCTCCAAGGGATTGGATTTTTAGGGATGGTTCTGAGGGTTGTGTGAGGAAGAACTCGGGGTTGTCCATGTGTAAAAATGGAGAAGGGTTTGTTAAATTGGAGCATTTCAAACTTCCCGATTCATCAATTGATGGAGCTTTGATAGGCACAAGTATGAGTAGCTCAGAGTGTGAGCAGGCATGCTTGACGAATTGTTCTTGCACAGCTTTTAGCAGCACGAATATTGATGGGAAGGGAACCAGATGCTTCGCATGGTATGGTGAATTAATCGACACTTTACAGTTTACAGATGAAGGGTCAGAACTAAATGTTCGTGTAGATGCAACTGAGTTAG cTAAGTATATAAGGAAATCCAAAGGGTCACTTAGCAAGAAGAGGAAGCTGGCTTTAGCATTAGTGTCTATTGCTGTGTCAATGTTTCCTGTATCCTTTCTAGCCTATATTTGgctaatgaagaagaaaaagaaaaagaaaaaag TGAAGAGAAAAGTGCACAATCAATCATTACATATTACGAGTACCAGCGGCTCTTTTGAGGGGAATGAGCTCAAGGAAAGTGGTACACATCCAGATTTACTGATTTTTGATCTAAGCTGCATAGTTGCTGCCACAGAAAATTTTTCTCCTGCCAACAAACTTGGGCAAGGTGGTTTTGGCTCTGTATATAAG GGTCTATTATCTAATGGACAACAAATAGCTGTAAAAAGGCTGTCCAAGAGTTCTAGACAAGGAATAGAAGAATTCAAAACTGAAGTTATGTTGATTGCGAAACTTCAACACAGGAATCTTGTCAAACTGTTAGGTTGTTGCATTCAGGAGGAAGAAAAGATGCTTATTTATGAATACATGCCCAACAAAAGTTtagactcttttatttttg atcatacaagaagttcattCCTAAATTGGAGTAAACGCTTTGAAATCATTATTGGGATTACTCGGGGGATTTTGTATCTTCATCAAGACTCAAGATTGAAGATTATCCATAGAGATCTTAAAACCAGCAATGTCCTGCTAGATGCTGAGATGAATCCCAAGATTTCAGATTTTGGCATGGCTCGTATATTCAAAGAGGGCCAAACTCAAGACAAGACAACCAGAATTGTTGGAACATA TGGTTATATGTCACCAGAGTATGCAGTATTTGgaaagttttcaacaaaatcagATGTCTTTAGTTTAGGGGTCATCTTATTGGAGATCGTAAGTGGCaagaggaatagtgattcttatCAGGAGCACCCTTCCGTAACTTTAATAGGGCAT GTCTGGGAACTATGGAGAGAAGATAGAGCTTTGGATATAGTTGATTCATCGATAAAGGAGTCATGTGTTTTTGATGAAGTCTTGAGATGCATTCAAGTtgggttgttatgtgtacaAGAAGAAGTAGTAGATCGACCAACTATGTTAGCCGTTCATCTCATGTTGAGTAGTGAAAGAACTCTTCCTTCTCCTAAACAACCTGCTTTCATTTTCAAAGGACCTTCCAAAAAATTGGACTCAGTCACAGGAGTTTCTTGTTCTATAAATGAAGTGACAATAACTGAGTCTGAAGCTAGATAA
- the LOC142635991 gene encoding G-type lectin S-receptor-like serine/threonine-protein kinase RKS1 isoform X1, protein MIESLILIILFFKFCTSLDTLATNQSIKDGQSLISKHKKFAFGFFSPGKSSYRYLGIWYVKVTPQTVVWVANRNHPIIDSSGVLSINQRGDLVLHDSNNPLLWSTNISVQDQVTTSSVAQLHDSGNLVLVQDNNKKELWQSFDHPTDTQLPNMKFGLNLMTGINMFLTSWKSKDDPGTGNYSLKINPNGSPQSFLYNGSTPYWRDSPENNVFTETSSSGFKFFFVNNQDEMSAYYSNDDPSIMTSVVLDNTGLVRYLMWDDGVHQWKELWSVPKYRCDKYGQCGPYSKCNPDNINKFECMCLPGYEPKSPRDWIFRDGSEGCVRKNSGLSMCKNGEGFVKLEHFKLPDSSIDGALIGTSMSSSECEQACLTNCSCTAFSSTNIDGKGTRCFAWYGELIDTLQFTDEGSELNVRVDATELAKYIRKSKGSLSKKRKLALALVSIAVSMFPVSFLAYIWLMKKKKKKKKGTVKRKVHNQSLHITSTSGSFEGNELKESGTHPDLLIFDLSCIVAATENFSPANKLGQGGFGSVYKGLLSNGQQIAVKRLSKSSRQGIEEFKTEVMLIAKLQHRNLVKLLGCCIQEEEKMLIYEYMPNKSLDSFIFDHTRSSFLNWSKRFEIIIGITRGILYLHQDSRLKIIHRDLKTSNVLLDAEMNPKISDFGMARIFKEGQTQDKTTRIVGTYGYMSPEYAVFGKFSTKSDVFSLGVILLEIVSGKRNSDSYQEHPSVTLIGHVWELWREDRALDIVDSSIKESCVFDEVLRCIQVGLLCVQEEVVDRPTMLAVHLMLSSERTLPSPKQPAFIFKGPSKKLDSVTGVSCSINEVTITESEAR, encoded by the exons atgatcgAGTCTTTGATTCTAATCATtctcttcttcaaattttgcaCTTCCCTTGACACCTTAGCAACAAACCAATCCATCAAGGATGGCCAATCTTTGATTTCTAAACACAAGAAGTTTGCCTTCGGCTTCTTCAGCCCTGGCAAGTCTAGCTACAGGTATCTTGGCATTTGGTATGTCAAAGTGACACCACAAACTGTTGTGTGGGTTGCAAATAGGAACCATCCTATTATTGATTCTTCTGGAGTTCTCTCAATCAACCAACGTGGAGATCTTGTCCTCCATGACAGTAATAACCCTCTACTTTGGTCTACAAATATTTCTGTCCAAGACCAAGTGACAACCTCCTCAGTAGCTCAGCTTCATGATTCAGGAAACTTGGTATTAGTCCAGGACAATAACAAAAAGGAGTTGTGGCAAAGCTTTGACCATCCTACAGATACTCAGCTTCCAAACATGAAGTTTGGCTTGAATCTTATGACTGGGATAAACATGTTCCTAACATCTTGGAAGTCAAAAGATGACCCTGGAACTGGAAACTATAGCCTTAAGATAAATCCTAATGGCTCTCCACAATCGTTTTTGTACAACGGTTCAACCCCATATTGGAGAGATTCGCCAGAGAATAATGTATTCACTGAAACAAGCTCATCaggtttcaagtttttttttgttaacaacCAAGATGAAATGTCTGCCTACTACTCTAATGATGACCCTTCCATCATGACAAGTGTAGTGTTGGACAACACTGGATTGGTTCGATATCTTATGTGGGATGATGGTGTTCATCAGTGGAAGGAACTATGGTCAGTACCTAAATACCGGTGTGACAAGTATGGGCAATGTGGTCCGTATAGTAAATGCAATCctgataatattaataagtttgAGTGCATGTGTCTGCCAGGGTATGAGCCTAAGTCTCCAAGGGATTGGATTTTTAGGGATGGTTCTGAGGGTTGTGTGAGGAAGAACTCGGGGTTGTCCATGTGTAAAAATGGAGAAGGGTTTGTTAAATTGGAGCATTTCAAACTTCCCGATTCATCAATTGATGGAGCTTTGATAGGCACAAGTATGAGTAGCTCAGAGTGTGAGCAGGCATGCTTGACGAATTGTTCTTGCACAGCTTTTAGCAGCACGAATATTGATGGGAAGGGAACCAGATGCTTCGCATGGTATGGTGAATTAATCGACACTTTACAGTTTACAGATGAAGGGTCAGAACTAAATGTTCGTGTAGATGCAACTGAGTTAG cTAAGTATATAAGGAAATCCAAAGGGTCACTTAGCAAGAAGAGGAAGCTGGCTTTAGCATTAGTGTCTATTGCTGTGTCAATGTTTCCTGTATCCTTTCTAGCCTATATTTGgctaatgaagaagaaaaagaaaaagaaaaaag GGACAGTGAAGAGAAAAGTGCACAATCAATCATTACATATTACGAGTACCAGCGGCTCTTTTGAGGGGAATGAGCTCAAGGAAAGTGGTACACATCCAGATTTACTGATTTTTGATCTAAGCTGCATAGTTGCTGCCACAGAAAATTTTTCTCCTGCCAACAAACTTGGGCAAGGTGGTTTTGGCTCTGTATATAAG GGTCTATTATCTAATGGACAACAAATAGCTGTAAAAAGGCTGTCCAAGAGTTCTAGACAAGGAATAGAAGAATTCAAAACTGAAGTTATGTTGATTGCGAAACTTCAACACAGGAATCTTGTCAAACTGTTAGGTTGTTGCATTCAGGAGGAAGAAAAGATGCTTATTTATGAATACATGCCCAACAAAAGTTtagactcttttatttttg atcatacaagaagttcattCCTAAATTGGAGTAAACGCTTTGAAATCATTATTGGGATTACTCGGGGGATTTTGTATCTTCATCAAGACTCAAGATTGAAGATTATCCATAGAGATCTTAAAACCAGCAATGTCCTGCTAGATGCTGAGATGAATCCCAAGATTTCAGATTTTGGCATGGCTCGTATATTCAAAGAGGGCCAAACTCAAGACAAGACAACCAGAATTGTTGGAACATA TGGTTATATGTCACCAGAGTATGCAGTATTTGgaaagttttcaacaaaatcagATGTCTTTAGTTTAGGGGTCATCTTATTGGAGATCGTAAGTGGCaagaggaatagtgattcttatCAGGAGCACCCTTCCGTAACTTTAATAGGGCAT GTCTGGGAACTATGGAGAGAAGATAGAGCTTTGGATATAGTTGATTCATCGATAAAGGAGTCATGTGTTTTTGATGAAGTCTTGAGATGCATTCAAGTtgggttgttatgtgtacaAGAAGAAGTAGTAGATCGACCAACTATGTTAGCCGTTCATCTCATGTTGAGTAGTGAAAGAACTCTTCCTTCTCCTAAACAACCTGCTTTCATTTTCAAAGGACCTTCCAAAAAATTGGACTCAGTCACAGGAGTTTCTTGTTCTATAAATGAAGTGACAATAACTGAGTCTGAAGCTAGATAA
- the LOC142635991 gene encoding G-type lectin S-receptor-like serine/threonine-protein kinase At1g11410 isoform X4, with translation MKFGLNLMTGINMFLTSWKSKDDPGTGNYSLKINPNGSPQSFLYNGSTPYWRDSPENNVFTETSSSGFKFFFVNNQDEMSAYYSNDDPSIMTSVVLDNTGLVRYLMWDDGVHQWKELWSVPKYRCDKYGQCGPYSKCNPDNINKFECMCLPGYEPKSPRDWIFRDGSEGCVRKNSGLSMCKNGEGFVKLEHFKLPDSSIDGALIGTSMSSSECEQACLTNCSCTAFSSTNIDGKGTRCFAWYGELIDTLQFTDEGSELNVRVDATELAKYIRKSKGSLSKKRKLALALVSIAVSMFPVSFLAYIWLMKKKKKKKKGTVKRKVHNQSLHITSTSGSFEGNELKESGTHPDLLIFDLSCIVAATENFSPANKLGQGGFGSVYKGLLSNGQQIAVKRLSKSSRQGIEEFKTEVMLIAKLQHRNLVKLLGCCIQEEEKMLIYEYMPNKSLDSFIFDHTRSSFLNWSKRFEIIIGITRGILYLHQDSRLKIIHRDLKTSNVLLDAEMNPKISDFGMARIFKEGQTQDKTTRIVGTYGYMSPEYAVFGKFSTKSDVFSLGVILLEIVSGKRNSDSYQEHPSVTLIGHVWELWREDRALDIVDSSIKESCVFDEVLRCIQVGLLCVQEEVVDRPTMLAVHLMLSSERTLPSPKQPAFIFKGPSKKLDSVTGVSCSINEVTITESEAR, from the exons ATGAAGTTTGGCTTGAATCTTATGACTGGGATAAACATGTTCCTAACATCTTGGAAGTCAAAAGATGACCCTGGAACTGGAAACTATAGCCTTAAGATAAATCCTAATGGCTCTCCACAATCGTTTTTGTACAACGGTTCAACCCCATATTGGAGAGATTCGCCAGAGAATAATGTATTCACTGAAACAAGCTCATCaggtttcaagtttttttttgttaacaacCAAGATGAAATGTCTGCCTACTACTCTAATGATGACCCTTCCATCATGACAAGTGTAGTGTTGGACAACACTGGATTGGTTCGATATCTTATGTGGGATGATGGTGTTCATCAGTGGAAGGAACTATGGTCAGTACCTAAATACCGGTGTGACAAGTATGGGCAATGTGGTCCGTATAGTAAATGCAATCctgataatattaataagtttgAGTGCATGTGTCTGCCAGGGTATGAGCCTAAGTCTCCAAGGGATTGGATTTTTAGGGATGGTTCTGAGGGTTGTGTGAGGAAGAACTCGGGGTTGTCCATGTGTAAAAATGGAGAAGGGTTTGTTAAATTGGAGCATTTCAAACTTCCCGATTCATCAATTGATGGAGCTTTGATAGGCACAAGTATGAGTAGCTCAGAGTGTGAGCAGGCATGCTTGACGAATTGTTCTTGCACAGCTTTTAGCAGCACGAATATTGATGGGAAGGGAACCAGATGCTTCGCATGGTATGGTGAATTAATCGACACTTTACAGTTTACAGATGAAGGGTCAGAACTAAATGTTCGTGTAGATGCAACTGAGTTAG cTAAGTATATAAGGAAATCCAAAGGGTCACTTAGCAAGAAGAGGAAGCTGGCTTTAGCATTAGTGTCTATTGCTGTGTCAATGTTTCCTGTATCCTTTCTAGCCTATATTTGgctaatgaagaagaaaaagaaaaagaaaaaag GGACAGTGAAGAGAAAAGTGCACAATCAATCATTACATATTACGAGTACCAGCGGCTCTTTTGAGGGGAATGAGCTCAAGGAAAGTGGTACACATCCAGATTTACTGATTTTTGATCTAAGCTGCATAGTTGCTGCCACAGAAAATTTTTCTCCTGCCAACAAACTTGGGCAAGGTGGTTTTGGCTCTGTATATAAG GGTCTATTATCTAATGGACAACAAATAGCTGTAAAAAGGCTGTCCAAGAGTTCTAGACAAGGAATAGAAGAATTCAAAACTGAAGTTATGTTGATTGCGAAACTTCAACACAGGAATCTTGTCAAACTGTTAGGTTGTTGCATTCAGGAGGAAGAAAAGATGCTTATTTATGAATACATGCCCAACAAAAGTTtagactcttttatttttg atcatacaagaagttcattCCTAAATTGGAGTAAACGCTTTGAAATCATTATTGGGATTACTCGGGGGATTTTGTATCTTCATCAAGACTCAAGATTGAAGATTATCCATAGAGATCTTAAAACCAGCAATGTCCTGCTAGATGCTGAGATGAATCCCAAGATTTCAGATTTTGGCATGGCTCGTATATTCAAAGAGGGCCAAACTCAAGACAAGACAACCAGAATTGTTGGAACATA TGGTTATATGTCACCAGAGTATGCAGTATTTGgaaagttttcaacaaaatcagATGTCTTTAGTTTAGGGGTCATCTTATTGGAGATCGTAAGTGGCaagaggaatagtgattcttatCAGGAGCACCCTTCCGTAACTTTAATAGGGCAT GTCTGGGAACTATGGAGAGAAGATAGAGCTTTGGATATAGTTGATTCATCGATAAAGGAGTCATGTGTTTTTGATGAAGTCTTGAGATGCATTCAAGTtgggttgttatgtgtacaAGAAGAAGTAGTAGATCGACCAACTATGTTAGCCGTTCATCTCATGTTGAGTAGTGAAAGAACTCTTCCTTCTCCTAAACAACCTGCTTTCATTTTCAAAGGACCTTCCAAAAAATTGGACTCAGTCACAGGAGTTTCTTGTTCTATAAATGAAGTGACAATAACTGAGTCTGAAGCTAGATAA
- the LOC142635991 gene encoding G-type lectin S-receptor-like serine/threonine-protein kinase RKS1 isoform X3, with amino-acid sequence MIESLILIILFFKFCTSLDTLATNQSIKDGQSLISKHKKFAFGFFSPGKSSYRYLGIWYVKVTPQTVVWVANRNHPIIDSSGVLSINQRGDLVLHDSNNPLLWSTNISVQDQVTTSSVAQLHDSGNLVLVQDNNKKELWQSFDHPTDTQLPNMKFGLNLMTGINMFLTSWKSKDDPGTGNYSLKINPNGSPQSFLYNGSTPYWRDSPENNVFTETSSSGFKFFFVNNQDEMSAYYSNDDPSIMTSVVLDNTGLVRYLMWDDGVHQWKELWSVPKYRCDKYGQCGPYSKCNPDNINKFECMCLPGYEPKSPRDWIFRDGSEGCVRKNSGLSMCKNGEGFVKLEHFKLPDSSIDGALIGTSMSSSECEQACLTNCSCTAFSSTNIDGKGTRCFAWYGELIDTLQFTDEGSELNVRVDATELAKYIRKSKGSLSKKRKLALALVSIAVSMFPVSFLAYIWLMKKKKKKKKGTVKRKVHNQSLHITSTSGSFEGNELKESGTHPDLLIFDLSCIVAATENFSPANKLGQGGFGSVYKGLLSNGQQIAVKRLSKSSRQGIEEFKTEVMLIAKLQHRNLVKLLGCCIQEEEKMLIYEYMPNKSLDSFIFDHTRSSFLNWSKRFEIIIGITRGILYLHQDSRLKIIHRDLKTSNVLLDAEMNPKISDFGMARIFKEGQTQDKTTRIVGT; translated from the exons atgatcgAGTCTTTGATTCTAATCATtctcttcttcaaattttgcaCTTCCCTTGACACCTTAGCAACAAACCAATCCATCAAGGATGGCCAATCTTTGATTTCTAAACACAAGAAGTTTGCCTTCGGCTTCTTCAGCCCTGGCAAGTCTAGCTACAGGTATCTTGGCATTTGGTATGTCAAAGTGACACCACAAACTGTTGTGTGGGTTGCAAATAGGAACCATCCTATTATTGATTCTTCTGGAGTTCTCTCAATCAACCAACGTGGAGATCTTGTCCTCCATGACAGTAATAACCCTCTACTTTGGTCTACAAATATTTCTGTCCAAGACCAAGTGACAACCTCCTCAGTAGCTCAGCTTCATGATTCAGGAAACTTGGTATTAGTCCAGGACAATAACAAAAAGGAGTTGTGGCAAAGCTTTGACCATCCTACAGATACTCAGCTTCCAAACATGAAGTTTGGCTTGAATCTTATGACTGGGATAAACATGTTCCTAACATCTTGGAAGTCAAAAGATGACCCTGGAACTGGAAACTATAGCCTTAAGATAAATCCTAATGGCTCTCCACAATCGTTTTTGTACAACGGTTCAACCCCATATTGGAGAGATTCGCCAGAGAATAATGTATTCACTGAAACAAGCTCATCaggtttcaagtttttttttgttaacaacCAAGATGAAATGTCTGCCTACTACTCTAATGATGACCCTTCCATCATGACAAGTGTAGTGTTGGACAACACTGGATTGGTTCGATATCTTATGTGGGATGATGGTGTTCATCAGTGGAAGGAACTATGGTCAGTACCTAAATACCGGTGTGACAAGTATGGGCAATGTGGTCCGTATAGTAAATGCAATCctgataatattaataagtttgAGTGCATGTGTCTGCCAGGGTATGAGCCTAAGTCTCCAAGGGATTGGATTTTTAGGGATGGTTCTGAGGGTTGTGTGAGGAAGAACTCGGGGTTGTCCATGTGTAAAAATGGAGAAGGGTTTGTTAAATTGGAGCATTTCAAACTTCCCGATTCATCAATTGATGGAGCTTTGATAGGCACAAGTATGAGTAGCTCAGAGTGTGAGCAGGCATGCTTGACGAATTGTTCTTGCACAGCTTTTAGCAGCACGAATATTGATGGGAAGGGAACCAGATGCTTCGCATGGTATGGTGAATTAATCGACACTTTACAGTTTACAGATGAAGGGTCAGAACTAAATGTTCGTGTAGATGCAACTGAGTTAG cTAAGTATATAAGGAAATCCAAAGGGTCACTTAGCAAGAAGAGGAAGCTGGCTTTAGCATTAGTGTCTATTGCTGTGTCAATGTTTCCTGTATCCTTTCTAGCCTATATTTGgctaatgaagaagaaaaagaaaaagaaaaaag GGACAGTGAAGAGAAAAGTGCACAATCAATCATTACATATTACGAGTACCAGCGGCTCTTTTGAGGGGAATGAGCTCAAGGAAAGTGGTACACATCCAGATTTACTGATTTTTGATCTAAGCTGCATAGTTGCTGCCACAGAAAATTTTTCTCCTGCCAACAAACTTGGGCAAGGTGGTTTTGGCTCTGTATATAAG GGTCTATTATCTAATGGACAACAAATAGCTGTAAAAAGGCTGTCCAAGAGTTCTAGACAAGGAATAGAAGAATTCAAAACTGAAGTTATGTTGATTGCGAAACTTCAACACAGGAATCTTGTCAAACTGTTAGGTTGTTGCATTCAGGAGGAAGAAAAGATGCTTATTTATGAATACATGCCCAACAAAAGTTtagactcttttatttttg atcatacaagaagttcattCCTAAATTGGAGTAAACGCTTTGAAATCATTATTGGGATTACTCGGGGGATTTTGTATCTTCATCAAGACTCAAGATTGAAGATTATCCATAGAGATCTTAAAACCAGCAATGTCCTGCTAGATGCTGAGATGAATCCCAAGATTTCAGATTTTGGCATGGCTCGTATATTCAAAGAGGGCCAAACTCAAGACAAGACAACCAGAATTGTTGGAACATA A
- the LOC142634558 gene encoding uncharacterized protein LOC142634558, whose amino-acid sequence MEELTKHWSNLSLNEREDGALKLTKDKSNSETILAAKFFKKRALNIEAVIRTFNPLWRSKNGFEVRSAGNHILFFVFDNKEEAEKILSLQPWTFDKHLVVLSHFDNATQISELNFNKVPLWVHVHDIPLPFLNRGVAEELCSAVGEVSKDTKLSEMDGGHFFRVKTTVDVTIPVSWAKNISGQ is encoded by the coding sequence ATGGAAGAGTTAACGAAACATTGGAGTAATCTGTCACTGAATGAAAGAGAGGATGGTGCACTAAAATTGACAAAAGACAAATCAAATAGTGAAACAATTCTGGcagcaaaatttttcaaaaagcgGGCACTAAATATTGAAGCAGTCATTCGGACCTTTAATCCATTGTGGCGCTCCAAAAATGGATTTGAGGTTCGTTCAGCAGGAAATCACattctcttctttgttttcgACAATAAAGAGGAGGCAGAGAAGATTTTATCACTCCAACCTTGGACCTTTGATAAGCACCTGGTTGTCCTGTCTCACTTTGACAATGCAACCCAAATTAGTGAACTCAATTTCAACAAAGTTCCATTGTGGGTTCATGTACATGATATCCCATTACCCTTCTTAAACAGGGGCGTTGCTGAAGAGCTCTGCAGTGCAGTAGGTGAAGTGAGTAAGGACACAAAACTCTCGGAGATGGATGGCGGTCACTTCTTCCGTGTAAAAACAACGGTGGACGTTACCATCCCTGTGTCGTGGGCGAAAAATATCTCTGGACAATGA